The following coding sequences are from one Candidatus Liberimonas magnetica window:
- a CDS encoding argininosuccinate synthase: MSNVKKIVVAYSGGLDTSVILKWLQETYKAEVIACAVDVGQGKEIKPLKEKALKTGASKAYIIDAKKEFVTDYIYPALKANAVYEGKYLLGTSLARPIIAEKVVEVAKKEKADAVCHGATGKGNDQVRFELAFKALMPHVKIIAPWREWSIRSRNDAMDYAKKHGIQVPVTKAKPYSSDANLWHISYEGGILEDPNKEYDETMFQLTVSPQKAPNKPAYITVDFIKGIPVAVNGRKLGAVELIQTLNRIAGANGVGRVDIVENRLVGMKSRGVYEAPAATVLLEAHRYLESICLDKETSHYKSLISEKYAELVYNGQWFTPLREAFDAFIERTQKKVSGTVKLKLYKGNLTVAGRKSQNSLYWEKLATFNKDDIYNQKDAEGFINLFGLPIKVEALLNRGNR; the protein is encoded by the coding sequence ATGTCTAATGTTAAAAAGATAGTTGTAGCCTATTCCGGAGGCCTTGATACTTCGGTAATATTAAAATGGCTTCAAGAAACTTATAAGGCGGAAGTAATTGCCTGTGCCGTTGATGTAGGCCAGGGTAAGGAAATAAAGCCGTTAAAAGAAAAAGCACTGAAAACCGGTGCTTCCAAAGCTTATATAATAGATGCGAAGAAAGAGTTTGTTACTGACTATATTTACCCGGCATTAAAGGCAAATGCTGTTTATGAAGGTAAATATTTGCTCGGGACTTCGCTTGCAAGGCCTATTATTGCAGAAAAAGTAGTTGAAGTAGCAAAAAAGGAAAAAGCAGATGCGGTGTGCCACGGTGCAACCGGTAAAGGAAATGACCAGGTAAGGTTTGAACTTGCATTTAAAGCCTTGATGCCGCACGTAAAAATAATAGCTCCCTGGAGAGAGTGGAGCATAAGGTCAAGAAATGATGCTATGGATTACGCAAAAAAACACGGAATACAGGTTCCTGTCACTAAAGCAAAACCTTATTCATCAGACGCCAACCTTTGGCATATTTCTTATGAAGGCGGGATACTTGAAGACCCGAACAAGGAATATGATGAAACAATGTTCCAATTGACCGTATCTCCGCAAAAAGCGCCGAATAAACCGGCATATATTACAGTTGATTTTATAAAAGGCATACCTGTTGCGGTTAACGGCAGGAAACTCGGCGCAGTTGAACTTATCCAAACTTTAAATAGAATAGCAGGCGCCAACGGCGTTGGAAGAGTGGATATTGTCGAGAACAGGTTGGTCGGCATGAAGTCAAGAGGTGTTTATGAAGCACCTGCAGCTACAGTGCTTCTTGAAGCGCACAGGTATTTGGAATCGATCTGCCTTGACAAGGAAACATCTCATTATAAGTCTTTGATTTCAGAAAAATATGCAGAGTTAGTCTATAACGGGCAGTGGTTTACCCCTTTAAGAGAAGCTTTTGATGCATTTATCGAAAGGACGCAAAAAAAGGTTTCAGGTACGGTTAAATTAAAGCTTTACAAAGGGAATCTAACGGTTGCCGGAAGAAAATCTCAAAATTCACTTTATTGGGAAAAACTTGCAACTTTTAATAAAGATGATATTTACAATCAAAAAGATGCCGAAGGGTTCATAAACCTGTTCGGCCTGCCTATAAAAGTTGAAGCTTTACTAAACAGGGGAAACAGATAA
- the argH gene encoding argininosuccinate lyase, whose product MDNKAKTVQDFVSSFSYDQRLAVFDVIGSIAHVRMLVKSKIIPAGEGKKIIKGLNSILIDINKGKKLLKEEDVHYAVEKELIKRIGVLGGKMHTARSRNDQVALDIRMYIRNEIRVLIDILSDLEKSIAAQAAKNIKAVMPGYTHMQHAQPVLFSHHILSYAWMFERDKERLKDCLKRVNILPLGSAALAGTSFNIDRNYVARMLSFDGISLNSIDAVSDRDFIIEFISDLSIIATHLSRLSEELIIWSSSEFDFIKLPDAFTTGSSIMPQKRNPDVAELIRAKTGKVYGDLMAILTIMKALPLAYNRDMQEDKPILFNAFDTVMDCLNVMIPMVSGLEIKPGNMSEAAKKGFLCATELADFLVRKGMPFRTAHGIIKNLVNYCIKRNKDLIDLSANELKTFSKLFNNDVHSLLKPENTINLKKSIGGTSSSSVKNQISSLRKILKKI is encoded by the coding sequence ATGGATAACAAAGCCAAGACAGTGCAGGATTTTGTCTCTTCTTTTTCTTATGATCAAAGGCTCGCAGTGTTTGATGTCATAGGATCTATAGCGCACGTGAGGATGTTGGTAAAGTCAAAAATAATACCTGCCGGAGAGGGAAAAAAGATCATAAAAGGCCTAAATTCTATTCTAATTGATATAAATAAGGGTAAAAAATTACTTAAAGAAGAAGATGTCCATTATGCGGTTGAAAAAGAACTTATAAAGAGAATAGGTGTTCTCGGCGGGAAGATGCATACTGCAAGAAGCAGAAATGACCAGGTGGCCCTTGATATAAGGATGTATATAAGAAATGAAATAAGGGTTTTAATCGATATATTGTCTGACCTGGAAAAATCGATAGCCGCACAGGCAGCCAAGAATATAAAAGCTGTAATGCCTGGTTATACACATATGCAGCATGCACAACCAGTCCTTTTTTCTCATCATATATTGTCGTATGCCTGGATGTTTGAAAGGGATAAAGAAAGGCTCAAGGACTGTCTAAAAAGGGTGAACATCCTTCCTTTAGGAAGCGCTGCTTTGGCAGGGACATCTTTTAATATTGACAGGAATTATGTTGCAAGGATGCTTAGTTTCGACGGAATAAGCCTAAATTCAATAGATGCGGTAAGCGATAGGGATTTTATTATCGAGTTTATATCCGATTTAAGCATTATAGCCACTCATTTATCAAGGTTATCTGAAGAACTGATAATCTGGTCAAGTTCTGAATTCGATTTTATTAAATTACCGGACGCTTTTACTACAGGTTCATCAATTATGCCCCAGAAAAGAAATCCTGATGTAGCCGAATTAATCAGAGCAAAAACAGGAAAGGTATACGGCGACCTGATGGCGATACTGACAATTATGAAAGCCTTGCCGCTTGCATATAACAGGGATATGCAGGAAGATAAACCAATTTTGTTCAATGCCTTTGACACGGTTATGGATTGCCTTAATGTCATGATTCCTATGGTATCCGGCCTTGAAATAAAACCGGGCAATATGTCAGAGGCAGCAAAAAAAGGTTTCCTGTGTGCGACAGAACTTGCAGATTTTCTGGTAAGAAAAGGCATGCCGTTCAGGACAGCGCACGGGATAATCAAGAATTTAGTTAATTATTGCATTAAAAGAAATAAGGATTTAATAGATTTGTCCGCAAATGAACTCAAGACATTTTCGAAACTGTTTAACAATGATGTCCATTCTTTACTTAAGCCTGAAAATACTATAAACTTAAAAAAATCCATTGGTGGAACCTCCAGTTCATCAGTAAAAAATCAAATAAGCTCCTTAAGAAAAATATTAAAAAAAATATGA
- a CDS encoding TolC family protein, with protein sequence MKYLFKTCMFFMLINTPSFAQNAERILDLKECLSVGLNNSQKLIVLKEHIELTRQVVNEARALNFPKIDYNFSMSRFNNTNPTVLSPSFNSLYLPVNNKDQYFVTGFSLWQYLYAGGRYTTSLRVAEANRSQTESRYEIVKNEVIRDIKLAYYKVLVIKEKIGVFNKTLQEIHTIEEKNPNKKEYYQSLKNKLKMDMTQIKHEYEMAKLKFLDALGLELDTEAEIKGEIILPKEKYDLSKCLAWGLEYRPELRQTQFQETIDSLHVNLSLSERYPTITLGANYEWLGYQFPLADKNWSAVINLNVPIFDGWAAWARIKQRRLQLREGKIKRSELEDRIRLQVRQSYLDYNYWQEKMQNIDTQKYTGIEPEKRLENTVLSFETTNSLIESHIRLEWAIGKSLNELK encoded by the coding sequence ATGAAATATTTATTCAAGACCTGTATGTTTTTCATGTTGATAAATACGCCTTCATTTGCACAAAATGCGGAAAGGATCCTGGATTTAAAGGAATGCCTGTCCGTAGGGCTAAACAACAGCCAAAAACTCATTGTGTTAAAAGAGCATATTGAGCTAACCAGGCAGGTAGTAAATGAGGCAAGGGCTCTTAACTTTCCGAAGATTGATTATAACTTCAGCATGTCACGGTTCAATAATACAAATCCTACGGTACTATCTCCGTCGTTTAATTCGCTTTATTTGCCTGTTAATAACAAAGACCAGTATTTTGTAACAGGATTTTCGCTATGGCAGTATCTTTACGCTGGAGGCCGTTATACGACAAGCTTAAGGGTCGCAGAAGCAAACAGGTCTCAGACTGAAAGCAGATACGAAATCGTGAAAAATGAAGTAATCAGGGATATAAAACTGGCATATTACAAAGTTTTGGTCATAAAGGAAAAGATAGGTGTTTTTAATAAAACTTTACAAGAAATCCATACTATTGAAGAAAAGAATCCAAATAAAAAAGAATATTATCAATCTTTAAAGAATAAATTAAAAATGGATATGACCCAGATAAAACATGAATACGAAATGGCAAAACTCAAGTTTTTGGATGCTCTTGGATTGGAGCTTGATACCGAAGCCGAGATTAAAGGTGAAATTATACTGCCTAAAGAAAAATATGACCTAAGCAAATGTTTGGCTTGGGGGCTTGAATATAGGCCGGAACTCAGGCAGACGCAATTCCAAGAAACAATTGACAGCCTGCATGTGAATTTATCTTTATCTGAACGTTATCCAACGATTACTTTGGGCGCAAACTATGAATGGCTGGGGTATCAGTTCCCTCTGGCCGACAAAAACTGGAGTGCGGTAATAAATTTGAATGTCCCTATTTTTGACGGCTGGGCTGCCTGGGCAAGGATAAAGCAGAGAAGGCTACAATTAAGGGAAGGAAAGATAAAACGTTCTGAATTAGAAGACCGGATCCGTTTGCAGGTAAGGCAGTCTTATCTTGACTACAATTATTGGCAGGAAAAAATGCAAAATATAGATACTCAAAAATATACCGGAATTGAACCTGAAAAGAGGCTTGAGAATACTGTATTAAGCTTTGAAACGACAAATAGTCTGATCGAAAGCCATATAAGGCTAGAATGGGCGATCGGAAAATCTTTAAATGAATTGAAATAA
- a CDS encoding patatin-like phospholipase family protein codes for MKNKTLSAVILIFLLISLPGYSFALDNEKILTDLLWSRVIALRPPHRPKVALVLGGGGARGFAHIGVLKVLEEEKVPIDIVTGTSVGALIGALYASGLDVNQFEKMSENVGWNDLVNASGPALVNLLLTNQLLSSERMEKYLKKNIRDLRFDELKIKFACVATDIITGERIIFKEGEIVPCVRASATMPGVFEPVEYRHRYLVDGGLVDNIPVDVAKLLGADFIIAVAVSGNFSKNRISNVFMVLTQSINIQGKLLDKDNLGMSDIVIQPDVGDVSAIDLGCSNECIDAGITATRKSVAVLKQMLIKKTSAYYLFR; via the coding sequence GTGAAAAATAAAACACTTTCCGCAGTTATTCTTATTTTCCTCCTTATTTCTCTACCTGGTTATTCTTTCGCTCTGGACAATGAAAAAATATTAACGGATCTGTTATGGAGCAGAGTTATAGCCTTAAGGCCGCCCCATAGGCCAAAAGTTGCTTTAGTCTTAGGCGGTGGCGGTGCCAGAGGATTTGCCCATATAGGTGTCTTAAAGGTCTTAGAAGAGGAAAAAGTACCTATAGATATTGTTACTGGTACTAGCGTCGGTGCTCTTATAGGAGCGTTATATGCAAGTGGCTTAGACGTTAACCAATTTGAAAAAATGTCGGAAAATGTTGGATGGAACGACCTTGTGAATGCTTCAGGGCCGGCTCTAGTGAACCTGCTTTTGACTAACCAGCTTCTTTCAAGCGAAAGAATGGAAAAATACCTAAAGAAAAACATTCGTGACCTTCGTTTTGATGAGTTAAAAATTAAATTTGCATGTGTAGCGACAGACATAATAACCGGTGAGCGCATTATCTTTAAGGAGGGGGAAATTGTACCCTGTGTCAGGGCGAGTGCTACGATGCCGGGTGTTTTCGAACCTGTAGAATACAGGCATCGTTACCTTGTGGACGGCGGGCTTGTAGACAATATACCTGTTGATGTGGCAAAGCTATTGGGCGCGGATTTTATTATTGCAGTGGCGGTATCAGGAAATTTTAGCAAAAACAGGATATCGAATGTGTTTATGGTATTAACCCAGTCAATAAACATACAAGGCAAGTTATTGGATAAGGATAATCTGGGAATGTCGGATATTGTGATACAACCGGACGTAGGGGATGTATCTGCCATTGACCTCGGCTGTTCTAACGAATGTATAGATGCAGGTATTACAGCAACACGCAAGTCCGTGGCTGTTCTAAAACAAATGTTGATCAAAAAGACTTCAGCTTATTACCTGTTTAGATGA
- a CDS encoding tetratricopeptide repeat protein has translation MKKTLVLLILFLSPSILNAVDSDTESRLISILANAKNKNKKIEIYLKLADLYKSNKDSKKAIEAYKSIIGLYPKKKISYEVLVLIGNTQLMEKQYADAIESYKEAIEIKPKREEGRLCLANVYKLSDLNDLAQMQYIEILNKNRRSFDANFGLANLYLEMDFNTKAILFYDKALKIKPDIEAFRQVAYCYEKAGDIDSAVLLLLRIEEKNRSYQDFIDLGRLYGLKNMKTESHKKYIQAINLNPEKAEAYIYLCISNLNDNDLDKALEFMSIAKNKYPKETSVHFLSSYIYYLKKDVKMAEEELRLAKEYCNDNVPEKEYLNKFKGYISGKK, from the coding sequence ATGAAGAAAACATTGGTTTTGTTAATATTGTTTTTAAGCCCTTCTATTTTAAACGCAGTTGATTCTGATACAGAGTCAAGGTTAATTTCTATCCTGGCCAATGCTAAAAATAAAAATAAAAAAATCGAGATATATTTAAAATTGGCAGATCTATATAAATCAAACAAAGACAGCAAGAAAGCTATCGAAGCTTATAAAAGCATAATTGGACTATATCCCAAAAAAAAGATAAGTTATGAAGTTTTAGTGTTGATAGGCAATACACAGTTGATGGAAAAACAATATGCAGATGCCATAGAATCATATAAGGAAGCGATTGAAATAAAACCTAAGAGAGAAGAAGGGAGGCTTTGTCTGGCAAATGTCTACAAACTAAGCGATCTAAATGATTTAGCACAAATGCAATATATTGAGATATTAAATAAGAATAGAAGGTCTTTTGACGCAAATTTTGGCCTGGCTAACCTTTACCTGGAAATGGATTTTAACACTAAAGCTATCCTATTTTACGATAAAGCGCTGAAAATAAAACCGGATATAGAAGCATTCAGACAGGTAGCTTATTGTTATGAAAAAGCCGGCGATATTGATTCTGCGGTCCTGCTGCTCTTAAGGATTGAAGAAAAGAACAGGAGTTATCAGGATTTTATTGACCTTGGCAGGTTATATGGTTTAAAAAACATGAAAACCGAATCTCATAAAAAATATATACAGGCAATCAATTTAAACCCTGAAAAAGCCGAAGCATATATTTATCTTTGTATCTCAAATTTAAATGACAATGATCTTGATAAAGCCTTGGAATTCATGAGTATTGCAAAAAATAAATATCCTAAAGAAACCTCGGTGCATTTTCTGTCAAGCTATATTTACTATTTAAAGAAAGATGTTAAAATGGCCGAGGAAGAACTTCGGCTTGCAAAAGAATACTGTAATGACAATGTCCCAGAGAAAGAATACTTAAACAAATTTAAGGGCTATATAAGCGGAAAAAAATAA
- a CDS encoding OmpA family protein gives MKLPEIKKTSEQEDDQPWLISYADMVTLLLAFFIVMVSMSTLDKNKFEMMTEYFSKKDRMTLKQLELKIKDFIVHENMQVQIDAKLTANGVEVNFKDKLLFDVGKADVKPQAFDVLSKISALLSTGDIARRKIVVQGHTDSLPIKSDVYPSNWELSSARAAKVVKFFIAHSLDSRRFESVGYADTKPLIQETEKSKGHPENRRVVVVISPDSFLVEEMRKEISVSDLKKNPAAVQQTK, from the coding sequence ATGAAATTACCTGAAATAAAAAAAACCAGTGAACAAGAAGATGACCAGCCATGGCTGATTTCCTATGCCGACATGGTAACACTTTTATTGGCTTTTTTTATAGTTATGGTGTCAATGTCAACCCTTGATAAGAATAAATTTGAAATGATGACCGAGTATTTTTCTAAAAAGGACAGGATGACTTTAAAGCAGTTAGAATTAAAAATAAAAGATTTTATTGTGCATGAAAATATGCAGGTCCAGATCGATGCAAAACTTACGGCAAACGGGGTGGAGGTTAATTTCAAGGATAAGCTGCTCTTTGATGTTGGGAAAGCCGATGTTAAACCACAAGCTTTTGATGTCCTTTCAAAAATATCCGCGCTTTTAAGCACAGGGGATATCGCAAGAAGGAAAATAGTCGTGCAGGGACATACCGACAGCCTTCCTATTAAAAGCGATGTATACCCCTCAAACTGGGAACTATCAAGTGCCCGGGCAGCAAAAGTCGTGAAATTTTTCATCGCTCACAGCCTGGATTCAAGAAGGTTTGAATCCGTAGGCTATGCCGACACCAAACCGTTAATACAGGAAACCGAAAAGTCTAAGGGTCATCCTGAAAACCGGAGAGTAGTTGTGGTTATCAGTCCTGATTCATTCTTAGTTGAAGAAATGCGAAAAGAGATTTCTGTTAGTGACCTGAAGAAAAATCCTGCTGCAGTACAACAAACGAAATAG
- a CDS encoding MotA/TolQ/ExbB proton channel family protein: MPTTLIGIVVGFSVMVIAIIEVTQQNAAKVMGVQEMYLSIPAFLIVMGGTVAATLIAHPLSHLVRGFYAFFVVFIRKEYNFVDAIEEICDASARYTKNSIQGLEEKLTTYKNDDLLKDGMTMLVNGYKTEEVYEYLETNIQRKYDREMIDFYVFRTMGKTAPAFGMVGTLVGLIFMMRVLSENPEKMGPFLSVALTATLYGVVFANMIFNPMANKLLFHAEYNFRIGRMQIEGLMYILKKQHPIYIKDKLSVYMPPSQRKQLYKKLETK; this comes from the coding sequence ATGCCAACTACTCTCATAGGAATTGTAGTAGGATTTTCGGTGATGGTGATTGCCATAATCGAAGTTACCCAGCAAAATGCTGCCAAAGTCATGGGGGTACAGGAGATGTATTTGAGCATCCCTGCTTTTCTCATCGTTATGGGCGGAACAGTAGCTGCAACGCTTATAGCACATCCTCTTTCCCACCTGGTACGCGGTTTTTATGCGTTCTTTGTAGTATTTATCCGGAAAGAATATAATTTTGTAGACGCTATCGAAGAGATATGTGATGCCAGCGCTAGGTATACAAAAAACAGCATTCAAGGGCTTGAAGAAAAATTAACAACTTATAAAAATGACGACCTTTTAAAAGACGGGATGACAATGCTTGTGAACGGCTACAAGACGGAAGAAGTCTATGAATACCTTGAAACAAATATTCAAAGGAAGTATGACCGTGAAATGATAGATTTTTATGTATTTAGGACCATGGGCAAAACAGCTCCGGCATTCGGCATGGTAGGGACTTTGGTGGGCCTTATATTTATGATGAGGGTATTAAGCGAGAATCCAGAAAAAATGGGCCCATTTTTATCTGTAGCATTGACTGCCACTCTTTATGGTGTAGTTTTTGCGAATATGATATTTAACCCGATGGCCAACAAACTCTTATTTCACGCTGAATATAATTTCAGGATAGGAAGAATGCAGATTGAAGGTTTGATGTACATCTTAAAGAAACAACACCCGATTTACATAAAAGATAAACTATCTGTATATATGCCTCCGAGCCAGAGAAAACAACTGTATAAGAAACTTGAAACCAAATAA
- a CDS encoding FHA domain-containing protein: MPKFLLKFHAAVIKEIPIEKTPMTIGRKPDNDVVIDNMAVSGHHARITMQGNMYVIEDTQSTNGTFLNDKKILNSALKNNDQILIGQHTLVFINPEEQPRVVDSEATVIMTPDLQQKILQQEANKAAAAQPAAPAAPPASSAASKPSAKPDGKTGILRVIEGKAEQNEYSLTNLLTYIGKSSTAAIKIKGMFAPDIAALISKRPEGYLITAVKDGYPKLNSNTLSGQAELKDGDLIEVGGIKFLFQLKDVK, encoded by the coding sequence ATGCCAAAATTTCTGCTAAAGTTCCATGCAGCGGTAATAAAAGAAATACCGATCGAAAAAACTCCTATGACCATCGGCCGGAAACCGGACAACGATGTCGTCATCGACAATATGGCTGTTTCAGGCCATCATGCGCGTATAACCATGCAGGGAAACATGTACGTTATCGAAGATACTCAAAGCACAAACGGAACTTTTCTAAATGACAAAAAAATATTAAACTCAGCACTTAAGAACAATGACCAGATATTGATAGGGCAGCATACGCTTGTATTTATTAATCCGGAAGAACAGCCGAGAGTAGTTGATTCCGAAGCTACAGTTATTATGACGCCGGACCTGCAGCAAAAAATCTTACAGCAGGAAGCCAATAAAGCCGCTGCCGCACAGCCTGCAGCTCCGGCCGCTCCGCCAGCTTCCAGTGCTGCGTCAAAGCCCTCTGCCAAGCCCGACGGAAAGACCGGCATTCTTAGAGTCATTGAGGGTAAAGCAGAACAGAATGAATATTCCCTGACAAATCTTTTGACCTATATTGGAAAATCCTCTACAGCGGCTATTAAAATAAAAGGGATGTTTGCACCTGATATCGCAGCCTTGATAAGCAAAAGGCCTGAAGGTTATTTGATAACCGCAGTTAAAGACGGGTATCCAAAACTAAACAGTAATACACTTTCAGGGCAAGCTGAACTCAAAGACGGCGATTTAATTGAAGTGGGCGGAATCAAATTTTTGTTTCAATTAAAAGACGTAAAATAG
- a CDS encoding Stp1/IreP family PP2C-type Ser/Thr phosphatase, which translates to MTLEFGSKTDLGKVRKNNEDNFTVDPAIGLFVVADGMGGHNSGEVASKIATDLIKNNLNQLMRKKTDQTGYSKHLLSSLQLANQAIYEASQNYKQNQGMGTTVVAVLSHDKMYTLGWVGDSRIYLVRHKNIQQLTTDHSLVQEQISKGLIKPEQAEFSEYKNILTRALGIAEKVEADVIEKPSLKDDYLILCTDGLTRAVSDAKILEVVMTIKDPQAICDKLVDLANENGGKDNCTVVVVYNKQENFFNRLLKSVAKTN; encoded by the coding sequence AAGCAAAACAGACCTTGGAAAAGTTCGCAAGAATAACGAAGATAATTTTACTGTAGACCCTGCTATAGGCCTTTTTGTTGTAGCTGACGGTATGGGCGGGCATAACTCAGGAGAAGTCGCAAGCAAGATCGCTACGGACCTTATAAAAAATAATTTAAACCAATTAATGCGCAAAAAAACCGATCAAACCGGATACTCAAAACACTTGCTTTCAAGTTTACAGCTTGCCAATCAAGCCATCTATGAAGCAAGCCAAAATTATAAACAAAATCAGGGAATGGGAACTACGGTGGTAGCGGTATTATCGCATGATAAAATGTATACGCTCGGCTGGGTCGGAGATTCCAGGATATATCTGGTCAGGCATAAGAACATTCAACAGTTAACTACAGACCATTCTCTGGTACAGGAACAAATAAGCAAAGGTTTGATAAAACCCGAACAGGCCGAATTTTCCGAATATAAGAACATACTCACCCGGGCTTTGGGAATAGCTGAAAAAGTTGAGGCAGACGTTATAGAAAAACCTTCATTAAAAGACGATTATTTAATCCTTTGCACGGACGGCTTGACAAGAGCGGTAAGCGATGCAAAAATACTTGAAGTAGTGATGACGATAAAAGACCCTCAGGCGATTTGCGATAAATTGGTTGATCTGGCGAATGAAAATGGAGGTAAAGACAATTGTACCGTAGTAGTTGTGTATAATAAACAAGAGAATTTTTTTAACAGGTTATTAAAATCAGTTGCTAAGACCAATTAA